A genomic segment from Clostridium pasteurianum BC1 encodes:
- a CDS encoding glycosyltransferase family 2 protein yields MSKISIIVPIYNVEKYLEKCLDSILGQAFKDFELILVDDGSPDNCGSICDRYLKLDSRIKVIHKENGGLSSARNAGLDIAVGEYIGFVDSDDWVDANMYTRLYSIAKETDADIVQCRFKKSYDEKINNIKTNTNKFELIDKFKALNNLIAYGEMHVQMVVAWNKLYRKSLFNEIRFPNGKIHEDEFTTYKLLYKSNKVALTENELYYYRQTSNSIMNAKFNKKRLDYLEALEETLSFFKKVNNEYLYNMTTIRYVDNLKKYYFKCEDLLQDNEETLRKIKNNYDEIFKEYISNSSFGVKNKLLGIFFFINPKAYKILQSLRGKQAY; encoded by the coding sequence ATGAGTAAAATAAGTATAATAGTTCCTATATATAATGTAGAAAAATATCTTGAAAAATGTCTTGATTCAATATTAGGACAAGCTTTTAAAGATTTTGAATTAATATTAGTTGATGATGGCTCACCTGATAATTGTGGAAGTATATGTGATAGATATTTAAAACTTGATTCTAGAATAAAAGTCATACATAAAGAAAATGGAGGCTTAAGCTCTGCAAGAAATGCAGGATTAGATATCGCAGTTGGAGAATATATTGGATTTGTAGACAGCGATGATTGGGTAGATGCAAATATGTATACGAGGTTATATTCTATAGCTAAAGAAACTGATGCAGACATAGTTCAATGTAGATTTAAAAAATCTTATGATGAAAAAATAAATAATATAAAGACTAATACCAATAAATTTGAATTAATAGATAAGTTTAAAGCTTTAAATAATCTTATTGCTTATGGTGAAATGCATGTTCAAATGGTTGTAGCTTGGAATAAATTGTATAGGAAAAGCTTATTTAATGAAATTAGATTTCCAAATGGAAAGATACATGAAGATGAATTTACAACATATAAACTTTTGTATAAGTCAAACAAAGTAGCTTTAACAGAAAACGAGCTATATTATTATAGGCAAACGTCTAATAGCATAATGAATGCTAAGTTTAATAAGAAACGTTTGGATTATTTAGAAGCTTTAGAGGAAACATTAAGCTTTTTTAAGAAAGTAAATAATGAATATTTATATAATATGACTACAATCAGATATGTTGATAATTTAAAGAAATATTATTTTAAATGCGAAGATTTACTCCAGGATAATGAAGAAACTTTGAGAAAAATTAAAAATAACTATGATGAAATTTTTAAAGAATATATATCTAATAGTAGTTTTGGGGTTAAAAATAAGTTGCTTGGAATATTCTTTTTTATAAATCCAAAGGCTTATAAAATTTTACAAAGTTTAAGAGGTAAACAGGCATACTAA
- a CDS encoding lipopolysaccharide biosynthesis protein: protein MKNKQLSINMIANIFAFVVNIGINFFFTPYLIKTIGKEAYSFFPLSTNFIGYVNIITVALDSMASRFITIKIHENDNEQANRYFNSVLIANTVLALLVTVPSIVFVLFMNKILHVPIAILRDVKFLFGFVFFGMILSILTSVFGIATFAKNRLDLSSKRNIESNFIRVISLIFMFSLFRPSVSYVGVANLIVIIFILFTNIYYTKKLLPKVTIHKKYFDFKAIKVLLSSGVWNSVNQLSMVLLTSLDLLIANIFINATAAGEYSIVKTVPNFMQQLVGMLVAVFVPQFTILYAQKKHDELLDNINKSIKFMGLLITIPIAFLIIFGDTFFKLWVPSENASKLYLLSNLTIIPMIVTGSINTIFNVYTVTNKLKIPAFVLLITGIINTSVVFILLKTTNLGLLSIPITSFIIGLLRNLIFTPIYAARCLEVRWNTFYKAIARGCICALTMMVLCYVVKHGFNINSWIKLIIAGGVCSIISLIINMFIVFKKEDRNEIMKTIFTLLHIKKIKLKSDESI, encoded by the coding sequence ATGAAAAATAAACAATTATCAATAAATATGATAGCTAATATATTTGCATTTGTTGTGAATATAGGTATTAACTTTTTTTTTACACCATATTTAATTAAGACTATAGGAAAGGAAGCGTATAGTTTTTTTCCTTTATCAACTAACTTTATAGGATATGTTAATATAATTACAGTTGCATTAGATTCTATGGCAAGTAGATTTATAACAATTAAGATTCACGAGAATGATAATGAGCAGGCTAATAGATATTTTAATTCTGTCTTAATAGCTAATACAGTGCTTGCATTATTAGTTACAGTACCATCAATAGTATTTGTATTATTTATGAATAAAATTTTACATGTACCTATTGCGATATTAAGAGATGTAAAATTTCTATTTGGTTTTGTATTCTTTGGAATGATATTAAGTATATTAACATCAGTCTTTGGAATTGCAACCTTTGCAAAAAATAGATTGGATTTATCTTCTAAAAGAAATATAGAATCTAATTTTATTAGAGTTATAAGTTTAATTTTTATGTTTAGCTTGTTTAGACCTAGTGTATCATATGTTGGAGTTGCAAACCTTATAGTTATTATATTCATATTATTTACAAATATATATTATACAAAAAAATTATTACCGAAAGTTACTATACATAAAAAGTATTTTGATTTTAAGGCTATTAAAGTATTACTTTCATCTGGAGTATGGAATTCAGTAAATCAGTTAAGTATGGTATTGTTAACTAGTTTAGATTTATTAATAGCAAATATTTTTATAAATGCAACAGCAGCAGGAGAATATTCTATAGTTAAAACTGTTCCTAATTTTATGCAACAGCTAGTAGGAATGTTAGTAGCAGTTTTTGTTCCTCAATTTACAATATTATATGCACAAAAAAAACACGATGAGCTATTAGATAATATTAATAAATCCATTAAATTTATGGGATTACTTATAACAATACCTATAGCCTTTTTAATTATATTTGGAGATACTTTTTTTAAATTATGGGTGCCAAGTGAAAATGCCAGTAAATTGTATCTGTTATCAAACCTTACTATTATTCCTATGATAGTCACTGGTAGTATAAATACAATATTTAATGTGTATACAGTTACAAACAAATTAAAAATACCAGCTTTTGTTCTACTTATAACGGGGATTATTAATACATCTGTAGTTTTTATACTCCTTAAAACTACTAATCTGGGACTTTTATCAATTCCAATAACTTCATTTATTATAGGATTATTAAGAAATTTGATTTTTACACCAATATATGCCGCTAGATGCTTGGAAGTAAGATGGAATACTTTTTATAAAGCCATAGCTAGAGGGTGTATTTGTGCATTGACAATGATGGTATTATGCTATGTGGTTAAGCATGGTTTTAATATAAATTCATGGATTAAGCTTATAATAGCAGGGGGTGTATGTTCAATAATTTCTTTAATTATTAATATGTTTATTGTATTTAAAAAAGAAGATAGAAATGAAATTATGAAAACTATTTTTACATTATTGCATATAAAAAAGATAAAATTAAAAAGTGATGAGAGTATATAA
- a CDS encoding O-antigen ligase family protein: MSVRNYIILFVLAIIMLIFNNLVYFKNKKYRNVIILLLSICSAMSIKLNYNQSIMGKDQYLYISLTVLLIAMIAIFTINHYTKKISLDNFFMIIFLALIFVPYINNEINDTVRFWLVASVYISIFFIGIIYKNIKGYDYNNITNFFSYIAIYNGLLGIAQFITNKKLLYGQFNDNIYYYQGGEAVKRVVGIAGTNNAGGNLGCILFAIVFFNYVKRKNKINLIALILTSIFSILTLTRIGYLGIIVILCIHFIISKWNSKDKILRKVLTIIIVAIVVGLILAIFGSQIYHILFEQRGDTQDSRGIQFQFLFNNIIKHNSLWNGIGTGQYTFYALYSLGYNDLDIHSQYISILVENGIIMFILFIVLNVYLMIGALKKCDNRTEIAFVISLFFANLIVCNFNPNQYYIVNNLLYYLLMYCFVYKKKIKSLT, translated from the coding sequence ATGAGCGTAAGAAATTATATTATATTATTTGTATTGGCTATTATTATGCTTATTTTTAATAATTTAGTATATTTTAAAAATAAAAAATATAGAAATGTAATAATATTGTTACTTTCAATATGTTCAGCTATGTCAATTAAGCTTAATTATAATCAATCTATAATGGGAAAAGACCAATATTTATATATATCATTAACAGTACTTTTAATTGCGATGATAGCTATTTTTACTATTAATCATTATACAAAAAAAATTAGCTTAGATAATTTTTTTATGATAATTTTTTTAGCATTAATTTTTGTACCTTACATAAATAATGAAATAAATGATACAGTTAGATTTTGGCTTGTAGCTAGTGTATATATAAGTATTTTTTTTATTGGAATTATATACAAAAATATTAAGGGATATGACTATAATAATATAACTAATTTTTTTAGTTATATTGCAATTTATAATGGATTGTTAGGAATAGCTCAATTTATAACAAATAAAAAATTATTATACGGACAATTTAATGATAATATTTACTATTATCAAGGAGGAGAAGCAGTAAAAAGAGTAGTTGGAATAGCAGGTACAAATAATGCGGGGGGAAATTTAGGATGTATATTATTTGCAATAGTATTCTTTAACTATGTAAAAAGAAAGAATAAAATTAATTTGATTGCTCTTATATTAACTTCAATTTTCTCAATTTTAACATTAACTAGGATAGGCTATTTGGGGATAATTGTTATACTTTGTATTCATTTTATAATATCCAAATGGAACTCAAAAGACAAAATATTAAGAAAAGTATTGACAATTATTATAGTTGCGATAGTAGTAGGACTAATATTAGCTATTTTTGGTAGTCAAATTTATCATATACTTTTTGAACAGAGAGGAGATACTCAAGACTCAAGAGGAATTCAATTTCAATTCTTATTTAATAATATCATTAAACATAATAGCTTATGGAATGGCATTGGAACTGGACAATATACTTTTTATGCACTATATTCTCTTGGATATAATGATTTAGATATACATTCTCAATATATCAGCATATTGGTAGAAAATGGAATAATAATGTTTATATTATTTATTGTGTTAAATGTATATTTAATGATAGGTGCACTAAAAAAATGTGATAATAGAACAGAAATAGCATTTGTAATAAGCTTGTTTTTCGCTAATTTAATTGTTTGTAATTTTAATCCTAATCAATATTATATAGTAAATAATTTGCTATATTATTTACTAATGTATTGTTTTGTTTACAAGAAGAAAATTAAATCATTAACATGA
- a CDS encoding glycosyltransferase family 2 protein, with product MIKVSIIIPIYNVEAYLRKCLDSVIKQTFKDIEIILINDGSSDNSLNICKEYSNKDKRIKIIDKRNEGVSKARNVGLLCARGEYISFVDSDDWIELNMIEELYNSVSSNNAEFCMSNYIRENESKSQYVDANIELKKLQDNEIKEYLLIPLIERENNQKEHILASFRGPWGKLFKRDIIEKYNIKFKKDLIVGEDFIFNLEFLVYINKAVINEGFYYHYLTNSNSITMKYKKDCWRLIYRNTILYLEDFLKKNNLYLEAKDKVNKLIIKYFLMSVINEGSKDNIKIKVEKINTIKEMCEDKIIMDALESVDLNLYGKKNNFILFLAKYRLKYLIYIFSVM from the coding sequence TTGATTAAAGTAAGTATAATAATACCTATATATAATGTAGAGGCTTATTTAAGAAAATGCTTAGATAGTGTGATAAAACAAACATTTAAAGATATAGAAATAATTTTAATCAATGATGGATCTTCTGATAATAGTTTAAATATATGCAAAGAATATTCTAACAAAGACAAAAGAATTAAAATAATAGATAAAAGAAATGAAGGGGTCTCTAAGGCGAGAAACGTAGGGCTTTTATGTGCTAGGGGAGAGTATATTTCTTTTGTAGATTCAGATGACTGGATAGAACTTAATATGATTGAAGAACTTTATAATTCAGTATCGTCTAATAATGCAGAATTTTGTATGAGTAATTATATAAGAGAAAACGAAAGTAAAAGTCAATATGTAGATGCTAATATAGAACTTAAAAAACTACAAGATAATGAGATAAAAGAGTACTTGTTGATTCCATTAATAGAAAGAGAAAATAATCAAAAGGAACATATTTTAGCGAGCTTTAGGGGACCTTGGGGAAAGCTTTTTAAAAGAGATATAATAGAAAAATATAATATAAAATTCAAAAAAGATTTAATTGTAGGAGAAGATTTTATCTTTAATCTAGAATTCCTAGTTTATATAAATAAAGCTGTTATAAATGAAGGATTTTATTATCATTATTTAACTAATAGTAATTCCATAACTATGAAATATAAGAAGGATTGTTGGAGATTAATCTATAGAAATACAATTTTATATTTAGAAGATTTTTTAAAGAAGAATAATTTATATTTAGAAGCTAAGGATAAAGTAAATAAATTAATTATAAAATATTTTTTAATGTCCGTAATAAATGAAGGAAGCAAAGATAATATTAAAATAAAAGTGGAAAAAATAAATACAATTAAAGAGATGTGTGAGGATAAAATTATTATGGATGCTCTTGAAAGTGTTGATTTGAATTTATATGGGAAAAAAAATAATTTTATTTTATTTCTAGCAAAATATAGACTTAAATATTTAATTTATATATTTAGTGTTATGTAG
- a CDS encoding polysaccharide pyruvyl transferase family protein, whose amino-acid sequence MRLKEKVKKIIIIIFSIKKINKYKEYKHQKKIIYLLSPLHGNMGDQAIAYATLKFYQEQFSDYKIIEFDRDSIYSEYFAIKNCLNKDDIIVLHGGGNMGNLYMQEEKPRRFIINNFRDNKIISMTQTISFTNDEFGKKEKEKTQQIYNKNKKLILLAREDTSYNEMIKLFTVNVIKVPDIVFYLADTMDSDKNRTLITTCLRSDKESIWKNKKDKFKDRLQSEYNDVFIYDTVINRQVTFKSRIPELNTMWDNFKKSKVVVTDRLHGMIFCVITKTPCIALKSLDHKVVESYKWIKDLDYVELVDDLDYDKLKPIIERFKLKQVNEELGFKYKYYDKLAKTLKNYI is encoded by the coding sequence TTGAGATTAAAAGAAAAGGTGAAAAAAATAATTATAATTATCTTTAGCATAAAAAAAATAAATAAATATAAAGAATATAAACATCAAAAAAAGATCATATATTTGTTATCACCTTTACACGGAAATATGGGAGATCAAGCTATTGCATATGCAACTTTAAAATTCTATCAAGAACAATTTTCAGATTATAAGATTATAGAATTCGACAGAGATAGTATATATTCAGAATATTTTGCTATAAAAAATTGTTTAAATAAAGATGATATTATTGTTTTACATGGTGGTGGTAACATGGGTAATCTATATATGCAAGAGGAAAAACCACGACGTTTTATTATAAATAATTTCAGAGATAACAAAATAATATCTATGACTCAAACAATTAGTTTTACAAATGATGAATTCGGAAAAAAGGAAAAAGAAAAAACTCAACAAATTTATAACAAAAATAAGAAATTAATTTTATTAGCTAGAGAAGATACTTCATATAATGAAATGATTAAATTATTTACTGTAAATGTAATTAAGGTGCCTGACATAGTATTTTACCTTGCAGATACAATGGATAGTGACAAGAATAGAACTCTTATTACTACATGTTTAAGAAGCGATAAAGAATCTATTTGGAAAAATAAGAAGGATAAATTTAAGGATAGGTTGCAATCAGAATATAATGATGTATTTATATATGATACTGTAATAAATAGGCAAGTTACATTTAAATCTAGGATACCTGAATTAAATACTATGTGGGATAATTTTAAAAAATCAAAAGTAGTAGTAACAGATAGATTACATGGTATGATATTTTGTGTAATTACTAAAACACCATGTATAGCATTAAAATCCCTTGATCATAAAGTAGTAGAAAGTTATAAGTGGATTAAAGATTTAGACTATGTAGAATTAGTTGATGATTTAGATTATGATAAATTAAAACCTATTATAGAGAGATTTAAATTAAAACAAGTTAATGAGGAATTAGGATTTAAATATAAATATTATGATAAATTAGCTAAAACATTAAAAAATTACATATAG
- a CDS encoding glycosyltransferase family 4 protein, translating to MKICFIMTNIFSLGGVQRVVSVLSNELIKKNEIDILCISEKPKGNNDLYNLALGINVEFNYSLVKTDIFSKVFRKIIKNINMKTGILNNEYYYKKLINVYFPNKVRENFVKYFNKKQYDIIIGVEGLFSILLGSIKEELNSKVLGWQHNSYDAYLKNPNRYFWNLDVLFNKYICKLDKYIVLTNYDKVMYKNEKNIESDVIYNPLSFESNEKSTCSKKNVLFVGRLVEQQKGLDLLIQAFNRVCLKNKDWILKIVGDGPDKEKLEQLIENLKLSERIKIEPSTSNIQEYYLNSSIFVSSSRWEGFGLVITEAMECGLPVVAFDNSGPREIINKNYENGILVPCEDVDSLANAILDLINNEEKRKKISELAINRAKDFSINKISSDWNNIFNLLI from the coding sequence ATTTAGTCTGGGTGGAGTACAAAGAGTTGTATCAGTTTTATCTAATGAATTAATTAAAAAAAATGAAATAGATATATTATGTATTTCAGAAAAACCAAAAGGCAATAATGATTTATATAATTTAGCCCTTGGAATAAATGTAGAATTTAATTATAGCTTAGTTAAAACTGATATATTTAGCAAAGTTTTTAGAAAAATAATTAAAAATATTAATATGAAAACTGGAATACTAAATAACGAATACTATTATAAAAAATTAATCAATGTGTATTTCCCTAATAAAGTTAGAGAAAACTTTGTGAAATACTTTAATAAAAAGCAATATGATATAATTATAGGGGTTGAGGGTTTATTTAGTATATTACTAGGTTCAATTAAAGAGGAACTAAATTCAAAAGTTTTAGGATGGCAACATAATTCTTATGATGCATATTTAAAAAATCCAAATAGATATTTTTGGAATTTAGATGTCTTATTTAATAAATATATATGCAAATTAGATAAATATATAGTTCTAACTAATTATGATAAAGTTATGTACAAAAACGAAAAAAATATAGAAAGCGATGTAATATATAATCCACTTAGTTTTGAATCTAATGAAAAATCTACTTGTAGTAAAAAAAATGTTTTATTTGTTGGAAGATTGGTAGAACAGCAAAAAGGATTAGATTTACTTATACAAGCATTTAATAGAGTTTGTTTAAAAAATAAGGATTGGATATTAAAAATAGTTGGAGATGGACCTGATAAAGAAAAATTAGAACAATTAATTGAAAATTTAAAGTTGTCTGAAAGGATTAAGATTGAACCATCTACAAGTAATATACAAGAATATTATTTAAATTCTTCAATATTTGTTTCTTCATCAAGGTGGGAAGGATTTGGACTTGTAATAACTGAAGCTATGGAATGTGGATTACCAGTAGTGGCATTTGATAATTCGGGTCCAAGAGAAATAATAAACAAGAATTATGAAAATGGAATATTAGTACCGTGTGAAGATGTTGATTCATTAGCTAATGCAATACTTGATTTAATAAACAACGAAGAGAAAAGAAAAAAGATATCCGAATTAGCTATAAATAGAGCAAAGGACTTTTCAATAAATAAAATATCCAGTGATTGGAATAACATTTTTAATTTACTAATATAG
- a CDS encoding acyltransferase, whose protein sequence is MLKKVINAVIKRSRTKFYSLKHDIGKDCSFQNIKIYSEKHSIKIGHNTVILRYTELCANSNFPVIIGNNTFINQKCIIRPNIIIGSNVDIGPEVLLISDTHEIGDSNKRAGISVFPPIRIEDGCWIGARVTILGNVTIGKGTIIAANSLVNKNCEPNCIYGGVPAKLIKRLDV, encoded by the coding sequence ATGTTAAAAAAAGTTATTAATGCTGTAATTAAACGTAGTAGAACAAAATTTTATTCGCTTAAACACGATATTGGTAAGGACTGCTCTTTTCAAAATATCAAAATTTATTCAGAAAAACATTCAATAAAAATAGGACATAATACTGTAATTTTAAGATATACAGAATTGTGCGCTAACTCTAATTTCCCAGTTATTATAGGTAACAATACTTTTATAAATCAAAAATGTATAATTCGACCTAATATAATAATAGGTAGTAATGTAGATATAGGTCCAGAAGTTTTATTAATATCTGATACCCACGAAATAGGCGATAGTAACAAGAGAGCTGGTATATCAGTATTCCCGCCAATTCGTATAGAAGATGGATGTTGGATCGGAGCTAGAGTTACTATCTTGGGCAACGTAACAATTGGTAAAGGTACTATTATTGCAGCAAACTCTTTAGTTAATAAGAATTGTGAACCAAATTGTATATATGGAGGAGTTCCAGCTAAATTAATAAAAAGACTGGACGTTTAA
- a CDS encoding heparinase II/III domain-containing protein, giving the protein MKSIYKKFFLITMVVIIILYSISNLILYSSKKVSNPEIYKADSQHIIKLLKQNNKNNQHPRLMATSKDFQNIKLEIIIDKAMKERFNYLEKQADAILKQEPVKYEFSDGLSFLSTSRKVLNRIQTLAFVYQVSGQKKYADRAWLELETISNDKKFPDWHPGQFLDTAEMTNAAAIGYDWLYNYLSANQRAVIRNAILNKGLKPAIEFYSKENSIIKGDNNWNSVCNGGIGMGALAIGDEGGEFESTSGQILQNAVKYLPIMLNKYAPDGAWYEGPTYWDYGTTYLAYFISALDSSLGTDYNLSKAPGFSSTGDFPIYMAGPGGMFNFSDSSSNKIKSPVLLWLSNKFKNGEYAWYYNKITNIKNTTAMTFIWGNKKVNEKSIKIQDKYFRQSEVVTLHSSITKSTDSFIGFKAGTNGLSHSNLDIGTFVYDALGVRWFCDLGADNYNLQGYFNGALNGQRWQYYRERAEGQNTLVINPSSKPDQNVYAKTKIETFKSDSRKSFAIADITDAYKPNAISVKRGVALYKNTGTMLIQDEIIANKSSDIWWFAHTQAKIEISEDKKSAILSKNGKRILVSILSPSDGYFSKMKAEPLPSSPNPINQAHNNMEKLTIHLTDVDDTTISVVISPLVNDKNLHSPNLVRLQDWNTDN; this is encoded by the coding sequence ATGAAAAGTATTTACAAGAAATTTTTTTTAATTACTATGGTAGTTATCATAATTCTTTATTCTATCTCTAATTTAATTTTATATTCTTCAAAAAAAGTTTCTAATCCAGAAATATATAAGGCAGACTCTCAACATATTATTAAATTATTAAAACAAAATAATAAAAATAACCAACATCCTAGATTGATGGCTACAAGTAAGGATTTTCAAAATATAAAATTAGAAATAATTATAGATAAAGCAATGAAGGAAAGATTTAATTATTTAGAAAAACAGGCAGATGCTATATTAAAACAAGAACCTGTTAAATATGAATTTTCAGATGGATTAAGTTTTTTATCCACAAGTAGAAAAGTTCTAAATAGAATACAGACTCTAGCTTTTGTATATCAAGTAAGTGGGCAAAAAAAATATGCAGATCGTGCCTGGCTTGAGCTAGAAACTATTTCAAATGATAAAAAATTTCCTGACTGGCATCCCGGACAGTTCCTTGATACTGCTGAAATGACTAATGCAGCTGCTATAGGTTATGATTGGCTCTATAATTATTTATCTGCCAATCAAAGAGCTGTTATACGAAATGCTATTTTAAATAAAGGTCTTAAACCAGCAATAGAATTTTATAGTAAAGAAAATTCTATTATAAAAGGTGATAACAATTGGAATAGCGTTTGTAATGGTGGAATAGGTATGGGTGCTCTTGCTATAGGCGATGAAGGTGGAGAATTTGAATCAACTTCAGGACAAATACTTCAGAATGCAGTTAAATATCTACCTATAATGTTAAATAAATATGCTCCTGATGGCGCTTGGTATGAAGGTCCAACATACTGGGATTATGGTACTACATATCTTGCTTATTTTATATCTGCATTAGATTCAAGTTTAGGTACAGATTATAATCTATCAAAAGCACCTGGTTTCTCTTCTACTGGTGATTTTCCAATTTATATGGCTGGTCCAGGAGGAATGTTTAATTTTTCCGATTCTTCTTCTAATAAAATAAAATCCCCTGTACTATTATGGCTATCCAACAAATTTAAAAATGGTGAATATGCATGGTACTACAATAAGATAACTAACATAAAAAATACAACCGCTATGACATTTATTTGGGGAAATAAAAAAGTTAATGAAAAATCAATAAAAATACAAGATAAATATTTCAGGCAATCAGAAGTCGTCACATTACATAGTTCTATAACTAAATCTACCGATTCTTTTATTGGTTTTAAAGCTGGTACAAATGGTTTATCTCATAGTAATCTAGATATTGGTACCTTTGTATATGATGCCTTAGGCGTAAGATGGTTTTGTGATCTTGGTGCTGACAATTATAATCTTCAAGGATATTTTAATGGAGCATTAAATGGACAACGTTGGCAATATTATAGAGAAAGAGCAGAAGGTCAAAATACTTTAGTTATAAATCCCAGCTCAAAACCAGATCAAAATGTATATGCAAAAACAAAGATAGAGACTTTTAAATCAGATTCTAGAAAATCTTTTGCTATTGCTGATATAACAGATGCCTATAAGCCCAATGCCATATCTGTAAAAAGAGGAGTGGCACTTTATAAAAATACTGGAACAATGTTAATACAAGATGAAATTATAGCTAACAAGTCATCAGATATATGGTGGTTTGCACATACACAGGCAAAAATTGAAATAAGTGAGGATAAAAAAAGTGCTATACTTTCAAAAAATGGTAAAAGAATATTAGTTTCTATTTTATCACCATCTGACGGTTATTTTAGTAAAATGAAGGCTGAACCATTACCCAGCTCCCCTAATCCCATTAATCAGGCACATAATAATATGGAAAAATTAACAATACATCTAACAGACGTAGATGACACAACAATAAGTGTTGTAATATCCCCATTAGTTAATGATAAGAATTTACATTCGCCTAATTTAGTAAGACTACAAGATTGGAATACGGATAATTAA
- a CDS encoding serine O-acetyltransferase, with protein sequence MREKDILRYNIYADFYRAYGAKVSKKQILKLLFRFSNQGPKYIFYMRLANYFKKTNKNLFRMILSIHLNRMSVKHGVEISYKSKIGEGLSIPHFNNIIMGENVVIGKNCTILQGTTIGSNLFKSRYKIATIGDNVLIGAGAKIIGPITIGNNVTIGANSVVTTDIPNDVVIAGSPAKIISYKPAIEIGTDYKKFDEFIKK encoded by the coding sequence ATGAGAGAAAAAGATATTCTACGATATAATATTTATGCTGATTTTTATAGAGCTTATGGAGCAAAAGTATCTAAAAAGCAAATTTTAAAACTGCTTTTTAGATTTTCTAATCAAGGTCCAAAATACATATTTTACATGCGATTAGCAAATTATTTTAAAAAAACTAATAAAAATTTATTTCGTATGATATTATCTATACATTTAAACAGAATGTCAGTTAAACATGGTGTTGAAATTAGTTATAAAAGTAAAATAGGTGAAGGTTTATCAATACCCCATTTTAACAACATTATTATGGGCGAAAATGTTGTAATAGGTAAAAACTGTACAATATTGCAAGGTACAACCATTGGTTCTAATCTTTTTAAATCTAGATATAAAATTGCCACAATTGGAGATAATGTCTTGATAGGTGCAGGTGCTAAAATAATTGGACCCATTACAATAGGAAATAATGTTACAATTGGAGCAAATTCAGTAGTTACAACAGATATACCTAATGATGTTGTGATAGCTGGATCACCTGCTAAAATAATAAGTTATAAACCAGCTATAGAAATAGGAACTGATTATAAAAAATTTGACGAGTTTATTAAGAAGTAA